The Natator depressus isolate rNatDep1 chromosome 8, rNatDep2.hap1, whole genome shotgun sequence genome window below encodes:
- the LOC141992710 gene encoding ovomucoid-like, translating to MKITGAVLLFALALCCFYSDAAGQAGKGFCSEYKKPPEICTLEYYPVCGTDGKTYGNKCAFCGAVYENLGSLCFEHYGECRSHNEDKEREEL from the exons ATGAAGATAACAGGGGCCGTTCTGCTCTTCGCTCTGGCACTTTGCTGCTTCTACTCAG ATGCTGCTGGCCAGGCTGGTAAG GGTTTCTGCAGTGAGTACAAGAAGCCTCCGGAAATCTGCACCTTAGAGTACTACCCGGTCTGTGGCACTGATGGCAAGACATATGGAAACAAATGTGCCTTTTGTGGAGCAGTCTA TGAAAACCTTGGAAGTCTTTGCTTTGAGCATTATGGAGAATGCAGGTCGCACAATGAGGACAAGGAAAGAGAAGAGCTTTAG